One Candidatus Dependentiae bacterium genomic window, CGGTATGCATATGGATTACGTTCTACTATATCTGCACATGCTCTGTCCCTACTTTGATTATCCGGAAACAGACACAACTGCGCATGTAATTCAAAATCTAGTATCAAATTTTGACGCACCACATCTGAATTTGGCTGATGCTTGAGCATCAATATGGTGTCCATACCAAGTTCATGTGCATATGTTGCCGTAGCCAATGCATGGTTAGATCCAACACAGCCATATGTAATAATAGTACGTGCTTGTTTTTGTTTAGCATCTGCTAATAACCATTCCAATTTACGTGGCTTATTACCGCCATATAATCGATGGCCGTTTTTTGTTCTACCCGTCAGATCATCTCTTTTTATATAACAATCAGAATATCCGATTCTTAATCCAAAATTACTAAGTTTGGTCACAGGTGTTGGTAAATCACATAATGAAATATAGGAAACACGTGATGCTAAAACAGGAAACTTTCTAAATAATGCACATGGTGTTATATATAACATATTCCACAATACACTCATAAAAATAAGTCTTTTTAACATGTTCAACTTTCTGCAACTAACTTCATTAAAAAATTAATTTATTACGCAAACTCAAACCCAAGGATATCTTTTGCCTGCGCATATTTCTCATTCAATTCCTGTTCATCACGTGCACCCAGATGTATCAACCCATACCGAAAACTTTTACCATCCTGAAATGCCTCAGATAACTTTTTACCTTCAGCACCATACGCCTCAACTCTGACATCAGGAAATAATATGTACAATTTTTCGATATCTGCGGGTGTTGGCATACGCCTAATATATCTATCTTCAAAAATACGCAACACCAAACTTGCAGCAATAGCATATTTCCCTTTTTGTACCGTTGGCTCTGGTTTTTTGCCTATTGCTACATCAAGTGCATAGGTATAACTATTAGTCCCATCAACCTTTTCATATAAATCAGCAAATTGAGCAGCCATACGCGTGTTTACTTCAATAATATGAATGGCATTAGTCATTGGATTATACATCATTTCAACATTAAAAAAGCTGTTATTAAATTGTACGCCATGCATTAATCTACACACAATATCATACATACGCTTTTGTACATGATCAGGCAACCTAGATGGATATACAAATCGCTCAAAAGAAATGGTACCTGGAAACATAATTGAATCAACAATACCTACTAACCCCACATGATTATCAACTACATATCCTTCCAACGTTACTTGATGCCCGGATAATAATCCTTCTGCCAATAAATAATCTGATTTCAAATCACATGCCGCATACTTATGCAAAGACCAATCAAGCGTATGTAAAAAATTGGATGGAACACGACTAGTGTGTACAAAATGCTTTATATCATGCACGTTATATGCCGTATCGGCAAAAAGAGAAAAAAATGATTTAACCGGTTTTACAAAGACTGGAAACACTATATCACATGAATTTACCTTAAACCGTTGCGGATCAAGTAATGTATAATATGGCGTAGCTTCCGGCACATATTGTTGTTGTAAACACCGCGAATAATACTTATGTTGCAATTGCGTAATAATAGCTGGGTGCACACCTGGTACACCAAATTCATATGCTGCAATATTAGACAATATACTGCCTGGATAATCATCAGAACTCATGATGCCAGATACGTTCTCATGCTCAGCTACATTAAGTATGTCACTCACCGTATGAAAAGGATCACTACACACATCAAATGCATCTTGTATACCATTATGAGCTATCCTATTTACAAACTGATCTGTTTCATGGAAAACAATGTCATAATCTCCGCGCACATGCACAAACCCTAATTCTCTTTTATCACGCTCATATGGGCAAACAACGAGTATCTTTTTTTTCATTGCTTTTCCTTTACAAGAAAAAACGCTCACTGCATGTGAGCGTAATACAAGTGGAAAGGCAAATAAAATAGTTTTTCTACTCAACTGTCACAGACTTAGCCAAATTCCGCGGCTTATCAATTGGTCGGTCAAGTTCTTTGGCAATAGCATAGACCAAATATTGCATCACACCAGTCATGGCTAAAGGACTAAGCAATGGCTTTACCCGTGGTAAAATAAATACCACATCTACTAAGTCACACAACTCTTCTTGACCTTCAAATGCAAAGGCTATAATGTGGCCGCCGCGCGCTTTTGCTTCTTGCGTATTAGATAACAATTTTTGATAAATGAGTGGATCTTGATGAGAAAAAACAAAGATTGGTGTTTCTGCATCAACTAAAGCCAATGGCCCGTGCTTAAGCTCTCCGGCCGGGTAACATTGAGAAAAAATATACGCCACTTCTTTGAGCTTTAGAGCTGCTTCCATAGCAAATGGGTAGCTCATATGACGCCCTAAGAAAATAGCTTTTTTATAGCGTGCATAGTTAGGTGCCAATGTTTGTGCAATTTCAACTTTGTAATTTTCCAGCGTGTTTTCCAGGACTTCTGCCGCTACAAGCACATCACTTTCAGCATGCGCCATATCTACATCAGAAATAATACCTTTTGCATGCGCAATACGATGCGCCAACCAATACAAAGTGGCCAATTGCGTAGAGAACGCTTTGGTTGAAGCTACTGCAACCTCTCTACCTGCTTGTGTTAACAAAAAGCCATCTGCTTCACGCACCATGGTACTTGATGCGACATTTGTTAATGCCAAGGTAGGAATATTCATAGAACTAACCAAACGCATTGCCTCAAGCGTATCTGCAGTTTCTCCCGATTGCGAGACAGCAATATATACACTATTTTGTTCAGGGAAAAATGATTTATACCGAAATTCAGATGCAAGATGTACCGCTGTTGGCACCATGCATATTTGCTCAAAATAAAATTGCGCAATACGTGCTGCATGCCATGAGGTGCCACATGCTACAAGATTAATTTTATCTAAATTACGCACATAGTCTTGAGATAACCCAATGTAATCATCCCAAATTTTTTCACCCAAGTTGCACAAAAAATCTATCGTCGCATGTATAGCACCTTTTTGCTCATAAATTTCTTTGAGCATGTAGTGTTCATGTCCCGTATTTTCATGCGCGTCCCAAGCAAGATCAACGCTCTGCACCTGTGGTTGTAGTGGGCTACCCTTAAAATCATATAATTCAATCATATCTTTTTGTAGCACTGCAAAACTACTATCAGGTACATAAAGCACTTTGTCTGTTTTGCCTGCAAAAGCTAATGCATCTGATGCTACAAACATTTCACCATCACCAATACCAATACACAATGGTGAACGTTTACGTACAAGAATCATCTGATCAGGTTTGTCTTCCATAATACAAATAAATGCATAAGCACCTTCTAACTTATTGACTAAGTCAATCAGTGCAGGCTTAAATGTTTTATGTGCAAGTAACAGGACTTCAAAAAGACGAGCTATAATTTCTGTATCAGTATCTGAGTCAAAACTATGCCCAGCATCTTCCAGCTGGGCTTTAAGTTCATGATAATTTTCGATAATACCGTTATGTACTATCGCCATCTTTTTTTGTGAATCGAACTGCGGGTGTGCGTTGCGATAGGTCGACGCACCGTGCGTTGACCAACGCGTATGGCCTATGCTGACATAACCATCAATAGGAAGTGTATCAAATTGTTTAGTAAGGTTTTCAAGCCGGCCTTCACTTTTCGCATACAATAAGCGATGATCATCGGGACTTAGACAAGCAAAACCTGCAGAGTCATACCCACGATATTCTAACCTGCTCAATCCTTCCAACACAAAAGACCTACTCCGGTTCTTCCCGACATAGCCAACAACGCTACACATCGGTTCATCCTTTTTATTTTGAACAAAAATAAGTAATAGATTAGCGTTTCACGAATTGGAACTTACGACGGGCACCACGTTGACCGTATTTTTTACGTTCTTTTACACGTGCATCTACCGTCAAAAAGCCATATTGGCGTAGTGCTGATCTAATGCCTTCGTCTATGGCTACCATAGCTCGAGCAATACCCAACTTGACCGCGTCAGCTTGGCCTTGTTTGCCACCGCCAACAACATTAACGGCAACATCATAATTATCACCAACAGAAACTGCTTTTAGAGGAGATTTTGCTATGCTTCGGGTCATATCAGTATCAAAATATTTAGTATATTCAACACCATTCACAGACATGTTGCCTGTCCCACGACGAAGCCATACACGAGCGACCGATTTTTTACGACGCCCTACCCCATGAGATAGTGGAGCATTTTTTGGAGCTTTCTCTGCTTTTTTAGCTACTTTTTGAGCTGATACAGCTGCTGGTTTAGCCGCTGATTTCTTTTTTTCTGCCATGCGTTTTTTAGAACCTCTTTATGCCGGAGTTTTATACTTTATAAAGGTATTAATTATTATGCCCATAATAAGGAAAATGTCAATTAAGGGCTTAGATATGGCATAACTGATAAATAAGCACCCTTTTGCTTGTAAAACAACTCCTCATTTAGCTACACTCATATTGACTATCTGTAAATCTAAAAAGGGGGATTTCTATGAAAAAAAGCAGTATAGCAGTATTATTGGTTAGCTTTGGAGCTATAAGCATTACCGGTATGAGCTCACAAGACATACAATTGACCATAGCACAGGCTCAACCAACAGCTCTAGCAAAAGACCGGCTGTTCCAAGATCGAATTCCAGCTGCAACTTTTGAAAAATGGCATAAAGCAGTAGCTGCTGTCGAAAAATACACTGAAACAAACGGCAAGGGTGACTCAATCCTCATGAAAGCAATG contains:
- a CDS encoding ATP-grasp domain-containing protein codes for the protein MKKKILVVCPYERDKRELGFVHVRGDYDIVFHETDQFVNRIAHNGIQDAFDVCSDPFHTVSDILNVAEHENVSGIMSSDDYPGSILSNIAAYEFGVPGVHPAIITQLQHKYYSRCLQQQYVPEATPYYTLLDPQRFKVNSCDIVFPVFVKPVKSFFSLFADTAYNVHDIKHFVHTSRVPSNFLHTLDWSLHKYAACDLKSDYLLAEGLLSGHQVTLEGYVVDNHVGLVGIVDSIMFPGTISFERFVYPSRLPDHVQKRMYDIVCRLMHGVQFNNSFFNVEMMYNPMTNAIHIIEVNTRMAAQFADLYEKVDGTNSYTYALDVAIGKKPEPTVQKGKYAIAASLVLRIFEDRYIRRMPTPADIEKLYILFPDVRVEAYGAEGKKLSEAFQDGKSFRYGLIHLGARDEQELNEKYAQAKDILGFEFA
- the glmS gene encoding glutamine--fructose-6-phosphate transaminase (isomerizing); the encoded protein is MCSVVGYVGKNRSRSFVLEGLSRLEYRGYDSAGFACLSPDDHRLLYAKSEGRLENLTKQFDTLPIDGYVSIGHTRWSTHGASTYRNAHPQFDSQKKMAIVHNGIIENYHELKAQLEDAGHSFDSDTDTEIIARLFEVLLLAHKTFKPALIDLVNKLEGAYAFICIMEDKPDQMILVRKRSPLCIGIGDGEMFVASDALAFAGKTDKVLYVPDSSFAVLQKDMIELYDFKGSPLQPQVQSVDLAWDAHENTGHEHYMLKEIYEQKGAIHATIDFLCNLGEKIWDDYIGLSQDYVRNLDKINLVACGTSWHAARIAQFYFEQICMVPTAVHLASEFRYKSFFPEQNSVYIAVSQSGETADTLEAMRLVSSMNIPTLALTNVASSTMVREADGFLLTQAGREVAVASTKAFSTQLATLYWLAHRIAHAKGIISDVDMAHAESDVLVAAEVLENTLENYKVEIAQTLAPNYARYKKAIFLGRHMSYPFAMEAALKLKEVAYIFSQCYPAGELKHGPLALVDAETPIFVFSHQDPLIYQKLLSNTQEAKARGGHIIAFAFEGQEELCDLVDVVFILPRVKPLLSPLAMTGVMQYLVYAIAKELDRPIDKPRNLAKSVTVE
- the rpsI gene encoding 30S ribosomal protein S9 is translated as MAEKKKSAAKPAAVSAQKVAKKAEKAPKNAPLSHGVGRRKKSVARVWLRRGTGNMSVNGVEYTKYFDTDMTRSIAKSPLKAVSVGDNYDVAVNVVGGGKQGQADAVKLGIARAMVAIDEGIRSALRQYGFLTVDARVKERKKYGQRGARRKFQFVKR